A single region of the Fusarium keratoplasticum isolate Fu6.1 chromosome 7, whole genome shotgun sequence genome encodes:
- a CDS encoding Glyco-transf-28 domain-containing protein, giving the protein MALQGFQENINHMTDDNSDALFVCTLMNLLHVFGMFGPLYDGPAAGRKSRILGAEWIPMIRGVGAVLKPVYERVRFGPLSPLLGLGNWDELDPNDQEVAQDGHFRSIQQVWAQTHDAEVYDKATGQRISTTMANKKRDTIRYELADDETPYLSPAPPYSIPRKAVGTSDLANAAELPSEPVSPASSSIFGGFGSNDVKIREDARVDVDFDSKLVRSLTRLYHAPSEKHDEPKTPSPEYSEAQPKFQTWATKLNIVIQVVGSRGDVQPFIALGNELQRHGHRVRLATHDTFENFVRDSGLEFYPIGGDPAELMAYMVKNPGLIPSMKSLKAGEIQKKRDMVEEMLEKLWYSCLRPDTLTGQPFVANAIIANPPSFAHIHCAQALGIPVHLMFTMPWSSTRAFPHPLANLKNAGSDPQLGNYISYSVVEWLTWQGLGDLINKWRKSIDLEEVDMFDAPMLAQTLKIPFTYCWSPALVPKPADWASHIDVCGFFFRDPPQYSPPEDLVRFLEAGPPPVYIGFGSIVLDNPEKMISIILEAVRVANARAIISKGWSNLAGSESENIYWIGDCPHEWLFQHVAAVVHHGGAGTTACGLRNGKPTTIVPFFGDQPFWGQMVANAGAGPNPIPHAKLTVNNLSEAIVYCLSPEASAAAASIAARMASEVGVRAAVQSFHRHLPLEQIPCDLIPSEPAVWLYTHSKRPIKFSKIAADILLSHKSIDFKHLKLHQTNPIYIENKRWDPISGGASAVMATATGMAGSMTGIVTKPVEEYQNEKKRRARQMKGTQSVVPAIEDEKAGPSERASGDSSQPNSEQSGSLAGRMAGASAKSIGKLGPTALKGMVVDIPLALTEGLKAVPHAYGGNVRDHGPVIDAKSGMVVAGKTFAWGFIDGLSDVVTEPYNGAKKEGALGAFKGLGKGAMSLVTKSGAGMFGVLAYPSAGISKSLRTAVHSSTRKAIAQALREEGEWMVKNNGDAVDASALMNDFKSISST; this is encoded by the exons ATGGCGTTGCAAGGGTTTCAGGAGAACATAAATCACATGACCGACGACAACAGCGATGCTCTATTCGTATGCACATTGATGAATCTTCTCCACGTCTTTGGCATGTTTGGACCGCTCTACGACGGCCCTGCCGCCGGCCGCAAGTCCCGGATCCTCGGAGCCGAGTGGATCCCCATGATCCGCGGCGTCGGCGCCGTACTGAAGCCGGTATACGAGCGAGTACGGTTTGGACCCTTGAGTCCACTGCTTGGTCTCGGTAACTGGGATGAATTGGATCCAAATGACCAAGAAGTCGCACAGGACGGTCACTTTCGCAGTATTCAGCAGGTCTGGGCTCAGACCCACGATGCAGAAGTCTACGACAAG GCCACTGGGCAACGAATATCGACAACAATGGCCAACAAGAAACGAGACACAATCCGATATGAGCTCGCTGACGACGAAACACCATATCTGAGCCCGGCGCCACCTTATTCTATCCCGAGGAAAGCAGTCGGCACAAGTGATCTGGCAAACGCCGCAGAACTGCCCTCCGAACCGGTATCACCAGCCTCGTCTTCTATATTCGGCGGTTTCGGCAGCAATGACGTCAAAATACGAG AAGATGCTCGAGTCGACGTCGATTTCGACTCAAAGCTAGTTCGCAGCCTAACCCGCCTCTACCACGCGCCCTCTGAAAAGCATGACGAACCAAAGACGCCGTCACCAGAGTACTCTGAAGCGCAACCAAAGTTTCAGACATGGGCCACAAAGTTGAACATCGTCATTCAAGTTGTGGGGAGTCGAGGAGATGTGCAGCCCTTCATCGCGCTTGGTAATGAGCTTCAACGACACGGCCACCGCGTCCGCCTGGCAACCCACGACACATTTGAAAACTTTGTACGAGACTCTGGCCTCGAGTTTTACCCCATCGGTGGTGACCCAGCCGAGTTGATGGCGTACATGGTTAAAAACCCGGGCCTGATTCCTAGCATGAAGAGTCTCAAGGCGGGTGAAATCCAAAAGAAGCGCGATATGGTCGAGgagatgctcgagaagctgtGGTATTCATGCTTGAGACCTGATACCCTGACTGGCCAGCCTTTTGTagccaacgccatcatcgccaatcCCCCGAGTTTTGCACATATTCACTGCGCACAGGCTCTCGGTATACCGGTTCACTTGATGTTCACCATGCCTTGGAGCAGCACTAGAGCCTTCCCGCATCCCCTCGCCAATTTGAAGAACGCCGGCAGCGACCCCCAACTTGGAAACTACATCTCGTACAGCGTGGTCGAATGGCTGACGTGGCAAGG gctgggcgatctcATCAACAAGTGGCGAAAATCGATAGATCTAGAAGAAGTGGACATGTTTGATGCTCCCATGCTCGCACAAACACTGAAAATACCCTTTACATACTGCTGGTCGCCAGCTCTTGTGCCGAAGCCGGCTGACTGGGCTTCGCATATCG ACGTTTGTGGATTCTTCTTTCGCGACCCTCCTCAATACTCTCCACCAGAAGATCTCGTTCGGTTTCTCGAGGCCGGTCCGCCACCAGTCTACATCGGTTTCGGGAGCATCGTGCTAGACAACCCAGAAAAGATGATCAGCATTATACTCGAAGCTGTCCGTGTTGCTAATGCCcgcgccatcatctccaagggCTGGTCTAACCTCGCAGGCTCGGAGAGTGAGAACATATACTGGATAGGGGATTGCCCCCACGAGTGGCTCTTCCAGCACGTTGCTGCGGTAGTTCACCATGGAGGTGCGGGAACAACAGCTTGCGGGCTGAGGAACGGAAAGCCCACTACTATCGTTCCCTTTTTCGGAGA TCAACCTTTCTGGGGCCAGATGGTGGCCAACGCAGGGGCAGGCCCCAACCCGATTCCACATGCAAAACTAACAGTGAACAATCTTTCCGAAGCCATTGTGTACTGTCTATCGCCCGAGGCTTCGGCTGCAGCTGCGTCCATCGCCGCCAGGATGGCTTCTGAAGTGGGTGTTCGTGCCGCTGTGCAGTCGTTTCACAGACACCTACCTCTCGAGCAAATCCCATGCGACTTGATCCCAAGTGAGCCGGCTGTATGGCTATATACTCATTCGAAACGACCAATCAAGTTTTCCAAGATTGCCGCAGACATTCTCCTGTCTCACAAGTCGATCGATTTCAAGCACTTGAAACT ACATCAGACCAACCCCATCTATATTGAAAACAAGCGATGGGACCCCATCTCTGGGGGTGCATCGGCTGTCATGGCGACAGCAACTGGCATGGCCGGTTCGATGACGGGCATCGTCACCAAGCCAGTGGAAGAGTACCAaaacgagaagaagcggcGCGCTCGCCAGATGAAAGGAACCCAGTCTGTAGTCccagccatcgaggatgagaaaGCTGGTCCTTCAGAACGGGCCTCGGGCGACTCATCCCAGCCAAACAGTGAGCAATCGGGCTCTCTGGCTGGTAGAATGGCAGGGGCATCGGCCAAGAGCATTGGAAAACTCGGTCCAACAGCTCTGAAAGGCATGGTGGTTGATATTCCTCTTGCTCTCACCGAGGGTTTGAAAGCAGTGCCACACGCCTACGGCGGCAATGTACGTGACCACGGCCCCGTGATAGACGCCAAGAGCGGGATGGTCGTGGCAGGCAAGACTTTTGCCTGGGGTTTCATAGACGGCCTGAGTGACGTCGTAACGGAGCCATACAACGGAGCCAAAAAGGAGGGTGCTCTGGGGGCTTTCAAGGGCCTTGGGAAGGGCGCCATGAGTCTGGTGACCAAGAGCGGCGCTGGCATGTTTGGGGTGTTGGCCTATCCCAGTGCCGGCATTTCCAAGAGCTTGCGGACGGCTGTGCACAGTTCGACGCGTAAAGCGATTGCCCAGGCGCTCCGAGAGGAAGGGGAGTGGATGGTGAAGAATAATGGGGATGCGGTAGATGCGAGCGCATTGATGAATGACTTTAAGAGCATTTCAAGTACTTGA